The DNA region TAATCAAGATGATGGTTATATTTCTTTAGAAGTTGACCCATCCCTTGCCAACAATAAAGATAAAACTATAGATGAAGCCATAAAACTGTGGGAAAAAGTAGATAGACCAAATCTAATGATAAAAATCCCAGGGACGGAAAGTGGAATTAAATCTACTGAAATCCTTCTAGAAATGGGAATAAATGTAAACGTAACACTTCTTTTCTCATTCAAAAGTTACCAAAATACACTTAATGCATTCATTAATTCTAGAAAAAAGAATAATAAGTCTCGTTCAGTAGCTTCTTTTTTTATAAGTAGAATTGATACAGCAGCTGATACAAAAATAAATAATGAATCAATAATATTTCATAAGGTAGCTATAGCTAATGCTTACAATGCTTATGATTATTTTAACAAAAATAGATTTAGAATGGATAATAATTTTCAAAAGTTACTTTGGGCTTCAACAAGTGTAAAGTCTAAAGATCTTAGGGAAGATTATTATTCTTTAAACTTACCTCACGAAAATACTATAAATACCTTACCTCCAGAGACACTTAATTTTTTGTTAAATTCTAAACAATTTGAAAATAATCAAATTGATTATTTCAAAAATAATTACGCAAAAACTCTTACAGAATCTCAAAAATTTTTTAATTTAGAAGATATAACAGATGGACTTCTTATTAATGGTATAGATTTATTTATGAACTCCTATAATTCTTTATTAGAAAAATTAGGAGAAAAAGCTAAAAAGTTTACTAAGACTTAAATGGACTTATCAAAAATAAAAGAATTTATTATTCAGCAAAATCTCATAAACAAAATTCATAATAATCCAAAAGAAATATATCCTCTTGGAAGTTTTAATTCCTATTCAAATGTGCCTCTTGGATGGAATAAAAAGTTAGATATCAATGATTTTAAGGATAAATATACAAAAATAAATAAATTTAAAAAATTTATTTTCATAGGATTAGGTGGATCGATAAACTTAGCCAAAATTGCAGGATTTATCAACCCTGAAAATATTTATACTATTGATAATTTCAATTTAGACAAAATTAAGGTTATCAAAGAAATTATTAACTCTTATAAATGCGCAATATTTATTTGCTCTAAATCTGGAACAACTTTGGAAACAAAAATCTTAAGAGATATATTAACGGATGAAAATAAACATGATCTTTTCTTTATAAGTGACAATTATGAATTAGATCAAGATAAAAAAAGAACACTAATAACTCAAAAAGATATTGGTGGTAGGTTTAGTTTAGCTACTCATTTCGGAATATTACCTTTTGTTTTAGCAGGATTTTCATTAGAAAAAATAATTCAAAATATTAATGATGCTAATGAAAAATTAAAAATCAATAATTCAGATAATTTAGCCATAAAAATTGCATCTATTATGTATAAAAATTATCTATCAGATAAAAAAATTATCTCTATAAATTCAATTCATAAAAATGATTACATTGCTGAATGGTTTGAGCAGTTATTATCTGAATCTCTAGGAAAAGAAGAATCTGGTCTTTTGCCGATACTTAATAATAATAATTTTTCACCTAATATTATTTTTTCTGATAACTCAGATTCATTTGAAATAAACTCTATTAATATTCAAATCAAATATGATGAATCTATTTTTTATAAATTTCAAATATTTTTCTATGTTATTGCTTTACTAGGAGCCTTGTTAAATATTCAACCTTTTGATCAACCAAATGTTGAATTAACAAAAAGATATACTAGAAAATATTTAGAATCAAATAATCCAATAGAAATAAATTTTAAAGATTATTCATCATTTAAGATATTTGAAAATAAAATTAAATTACATAATCAAGACAATCAAATACTATCTATACTATTATTCTCAACAATTGTATCCAAAAAACTTTCACATAAATTAGAAGAATTAAGAAAATTTTGCTTCAATATTGGAGTTGTTCTTTTAATATATTTTGCACCTACATACTTACATTCCACTGGTCAATTATTAAAAGGAAGCTTTAGTAATATTCAAAATTTCATAATTTTTTTACACGGTAACGAGGACCAAAATATACAAAATTCATTGTACACTCTTAATACGTTCGTCAAAAATCAGGCAATTTCTGATTTTATGGCTATGAAAGAATGTAAACGAAAAATTCATTTTATAAAGACAATGGAAAATGAATT from Dehalococcoidia bacterium includes:
- the tal gene encoding transaldolase, with the translated sequence MNSLDILKNKGQSIWLDSISKQMIDSGDLKKIIDEGVTGITSNPSIFEKAITSTNFYDLEIEKAIIKNNDTKSIFEKIASNDIQKGADLLLETYEKTNQDDGYISLEVDPSLANNKDKTIDEAIKLWEKVDRPNLMIKIPGTESGIKSTEILLEMGINVNVTLLFSFKSYQNTLNAFINSRKKNNKSRSVASFFISRIDTAADTKINNESIIFHKVAIANAYNAYDYFNKNRFRMDNNFQKLLWASTSVKSKDLREDYYSLNLPHENTINTLPPETLNFLLNSKQFENNQIDYFKNNYAKTLTESQKFFNLEDITDGLLINGIDLFMNSYNSLLEKLGEKAKKFTKT